A segment of the Capnocytophaga sp. ARDL2 genome:
TTATAGCATACATATACGCCTGTCGTATGCCAACAAGCACGGTATATTTCTTACCAAAGGGCATGAAAATCTGTTGCGAAAAGCTATCGAGAGTCTATTTCGTGAAAATATCTACGAGCAGGCATTGCTCAATAAAGAGTGCTACGGTATAGACTACAAAACGACGATTCTCAATTGTTTGGAATACTACGGTATTACCGACGATAATAGCAACTACCTTCAAGCTCTAATGAGAGATTTTTCTAGAAAGAAAGATAAAATAGAAATCCGTAGGGGTGTATGATATCCTTTTTTTAAAAAAGAGGGGTGTCTAAAGGGTGGTGTGTGTATTTTTTTTTATTGAACAGACAAAAAAATAATTTCGCAATATGACCACAATTTTAAACCAAATGGATTGTATTTCGAGAGAAATACGCAGTATAAAAATTTATCCGCATTTTGCTGTGATGCTTTTGAATCACAAAAACGAATTGTCAGAAGGCTACCAACCGATTTTTTTGTTTGAAGATATCATTACAGAGGATTATCAGCCAAATATAAAAACTCTACAACAGAGGAGCAACTATTATTATAGTATAACCTGTTGTGCATTATGAAATAAAATAAAAAAAGTTGTTCATTTAACTGAAATTCAGTATATTTAGTTCGCTAAAACAAATAAAAAATGAACAACTTAGAGCAAATATACGAAAGAATTTTAGAAGTTTTAGAAGATTTTTTTCCTCATCAACTTTTACCTTATCAAAGGAGAAAGCCAAAAATGAGTGATTTAGAATTGGTGAGTTTAAATTTAACAGCAGAATATTTAAGTATTGATAGTGAATTACAACTCTTTAGAAAAATACCTAATTCTTTGAAAAACAAAATAGAAAGAAGTGTTTATAACAAAAGAAAACGAAATCTTTTTTATTATATAAATCAGATTAGGGAAAAACTTGCAATGTGTTTTAATAGAGAGGAGAGTTATTTTGTAATTGATAGTATGCCTTTGAAAATATGTGAAAATGCTAGAGCAATGAGAAGTAAAATTTGTAGAGACGAAAGTTTTTCATATCCTGATTATGGTTTTTGTGCTAGTCAGAAGTTACATTATTTTGGATATAAATTACACATAATCTGTTCAATAGAAGGTATTGTACAAAGTTTAGATATGACTCCAGCATCTGTTCACGATGTTCATTATTTAAAAGATGTTAGTTCTCAAATTCAAAATTGCGTTTTGATTGGTGATAGAGGTTATATATCGTCACAATATCAATTAGATTTGTTTAACACTGCTACTATTCAGTTAGATACACCTAAAAGAATAAATCAAAAAGATTACAAACCTCAATTTTATTTATTCAAAAAGAAGAGAAAAAGAATCGAAACTCTATTTTCTCAACTTTGTGATCAATTTATGATTAAAAGGAATTATGCTAAATCATTCAACGGTTTTAAAACACGAATTATCAGTAAAATAACTGCTTTAACCTTAATTCAATACATTAACAAATTTGTATTAAAAAAGGAAATAAATAAAATTAAAGCAAGTATAATTTAAAATGCACAACGGGTTATAGTATAGATATTTCGTTTGGTGTGTATCTTACCGAGGAGCAAAGCGAGACTTTGCAATATTTGCTA
Coding sequences within it:
- a CDS encoding IS982 family transposase; translation: MNNLEQIYERILEVLEDFFPHQLLPYQRRKPKMSDLELVSLNLTAEYLSIDSELQLFRKIPNSLKNKIERSVYNKRKRNLFYYINQIREKLAMCFNREESYFVIDSMPLKICENARAMRSKICRDESFSYPDYGFCASQKLHYFGYKLHIICSIEGIVQSLDMTPASVHDVHYLKDVSSQIQNCVLIGDRGYISSQYQLDLFNTATIQLDTPKRINQKDYKPQFYLFKKKRKRIETLFSQLCDQFMIKRNYAKSFNGFKTRIISKITALTLIQYINKFVLKKEINKIKASII